The segment TAGACAGCTCCTGGCAGCTGCTCCTCGATGGGAAGCGCCGAGTCGTACTGTACGATCGATGTGGTGTAGATAATCTGCAGGTCGGGCATCAGACGCATACAAGCCAGCAGATCTTCGTGCCACGAGGGGTACTTATATATCTGGTCTAGCAGCAGATGTCGCCCGCCATGGTCGTAAAAGGTCTTAGCAAAGTCTACAAGCGTCTCACTCGTAAAGAGGAAGTTGTTGAGATTGACATAGAGACACTTCCTATTGAGCGACCCAAAAGTCCTCGCAGCGTAGTCCAGGAGGAAGGTGGTCTTGCCCACGCCACGACAGCCATAGATGCCGATCAGCGGGGCGGAGAAGTCAATCTCGCCAAAGAGGCTACGCTGTATCGGATTGCTCAGGTTGCGCAGCAGGTAATCGTGTGTTCTATAGAGTGCCTCCACTACTTTATCTTGATGCTTGGACTAGATACCTATATCTTGGTATGGCAAAGGTACGCAAACTTCTTTAATTGACAAGTGCTCTTGGCAAAAATCTTAGCAAAACGAGTGAACTGCCCCATTCAGATGACAAGTAACCCTCCATAGACTAGCAAGGAGTAGGCACCACTTACCACTTGATACTGAGTAAACAAGCAGTTTCACTAGAGGCTCGCGGTTGTAATGTGATCTTGTCGATAGTTGAGGTGACTTGTAGCCGAGTGTCATTGCTTTCGACAAGTAACGCTGGCATCTCCACGTGGAAAATTCGAATTTGCCACGTGGGGATTTTTTATTTTCCACGTGGAGGAGCAGTAGCACAGCAAGACAAGCAATCCGATGTAGGGACACCCTCTCGCTAGATACTGATCGAGCGTCCCTATAAATATTGGTGTTACAGCGTCTGATGGCTGAACTTTTCGTGTTGATGTGGTTTGTGTAGGGGCGGACCTGCGTGTCCGCCCATATGGCATACAACGCTCTGACGAGAACGGGCGGACACATAGGTCCGCCCCTACAGTGGGTTATTCGTCTCGCTTTGACACGACCGGGATTGCGAGAGTTGAGATCCCCGCTTGTCAGAAAGCATATCCGAGGCTAAAGAAGAAGCGTGAGGCGCGGAGGACGTTCGACCGACTGAAGGAGAGCTTGATAGGACCTATCATGGAGTCGTAGTCTAGGTCGATGCCCGCGCCGTAGAGGAGGTCGCTGTCCTGCAGATTGGGCGCCTGGATGTCCATACCGACACTGACGTGCGGGGTGATGTAGAGAGACTTGATCGGGGTGTACTGGATGCCTAGGTAGAGTGCTGCGAGGTTGTTGACAGGGTACTCTCTGTATCGTAGCCCTGAGAAGATGGTCTGATTGTGCACCCCTAGATTGGCAAAGCCCCCGAGGTGAAACTTCTGACTTAAGAAGAGGTAACTGTCGTAGTGAAAGCTATCCCGCCAGGGCTTACCGAGGTCTAGATTGACCCCACCGAAGAGGCGACCGTGCAGAGCCACCCTTTTGCTCAGAGGAGCGACTACGTGCTCATAGACAGAGAGATGTAGTAGGGGACCCCGCTGTGGGGATATGCTCTCCTCGGGATTGAGTATATTGTGGATCTGCTTCTGGCTCTCTGTGGCATCCTCAGGGAGAGGGGAGAGCGCATAGGAGTTCTTTAGCGTCAGCTCAGCCGTTAGGGCGAGGTGGTTACCCCGTGTAGCAAAAGCTTTCCGATTCAAGCTGTTTTGCTGGTAAGCTAGGTTCATCGTCCAGGTACCATGGCGATAGCTTAGCTTAGGTCGGTTGTTAGCCTGCATGAGTTGGTTGAAGTAGTTGAGGGGTATTTGCTCAAGATCGGCAGCTTGTGCTGACCCTCTCATTTCATGGTCAAAGGGCGTCTGTGGTTGCCACACATACATCAAGCCGTACTGCACACCGAGTGTTATCTCAGACTGAGGTGATAGGGCATAGCCCATCTTCACGCCAGTGGCTATGGAGCCCTGATAGAAGGTTGCCTCGGTATGGTTCTCTATCTGCGATAGGTAGCGTAGATGGAGGTTGTCACTGCGATCTAGGCGAAGGGAGATGTAGGGACTCACCCAGTAGGAGTAGCTATCGTCGAACCACTTGTAGTAGCTGGCACGCAGCTTGGGGTACTGAGATATGGCGAGCTTGGCTGAGAGGTGTGAGTTAGATAGGAGTAGATCTCTAAGTGAAGTGTTGAGGATGATATTTGCTGACTCGTAGGGGTCGTAGTAGGCCCCGAGGCGGAGGAGTGCTTGTGGCTTCTTCTTGATAAAGAAGTGTAGTGTGTTTACCTCATTGCCTCTCGTCGCAGTCGAGTCTGACTCATAG is part of the Porphyromonas asaccharolytica DSM 20707 genome and harbors:
- a CDS encoding patatin-like phospholipase family protein, coding for MISRIYTKQPSILLSSLILCMVALCAPATMLGQSDEVCDSTQMRCGLVLSGGGAKGLAHIALLELIDSLQIQVDYISGTSMGAVVAGLYSTGYSAAEIKELVRQEDWGRVLSNRLPYDKVDMCEKEDYGTYTLEFPMRRGIPKVPSSLIEGQYLMEVLMRYTFPVRHIKDYAQMPIPLQLVASDAGSGGACVMTSGTLPLSIRASLAIPAVFAPTIVDGKLLVDGGLDRNFPVEEVRAMGATFVIGSYTGARLRNVEELEHSSIDVIQQSYALLTKKEVERQVSQVDVMLDFSQALRGYTSADFSQREQIIALAEAEAHKLLPQLVALKTHQVAQGINYQKQQLATVSIPIQQVKITDQWGAPLEQAETEFIRSVIGEDLSLLDSVDLLQQRIDMLMGYNRYAQVYYTYESDSTATRGNEVNTLHFFIKKKPQALLRLGAYYDPYESANIILNTSLRDLLLSNSHLSAKLAISQYPKLRASYYKWFDDSYSYWVSPYISLRLDRSDNLHLRYLSQIENHTEATFYQGSIATGVKMGYALSPQSEITLGVQYGLMYVWQPQTPFDHEMRGSAQAADLEQIPLNYFNQLMQANNRPKLSYRHGTWTMNLAYQQNSLNRKAFATRGNHLALTAELTLKNSYALSPLPEDATESQKQIHNILNPEESISPQRGPLLHLSVYEHVVAPLSKRVALHGRLFGGVNLDLGKPWRDSFHYDSYLFLSQKFHLGGFANLGVHNQTIFSGLRYREYPVNNLAALYLGIQYTPIKSLYITPHVSVGMDIQAPNLQDSDLLYGAGIDLDYDSMIGPIKLSFSRSNVLRASRFFFSLGYAF